The Salvelinus sp. IW2-2015 unplaced genomic scaffold, ASM291031v2 Un_scaffold4498, whole genome shotgun sequence genome includes the window gcccccccaagaaatttttggggtttcttcacgggcttccagccacgcctccgtgctgcctaccatattaaggtagggtgttctcactgtttgtttgtgggtggttgtcttccgtgtctgtatgtttaccacacgggactgtttcgtttgtcgttcgtgtatgtagtctgttcctgttcgtgcgttcttcgtttatttgtaagttctcaagtccaggtctctctacatcgtttatttgttttgtagtttgtttaagtgttttcgtgttacgtctttactttaataaatatcgttatgtcaacatttcacgctgcgctttggtccaatccctactcctcctcttcagacgaagaggaggagaacgatcGTTACATGGACTAATTGATAAAGAACAAttgatcataggtttgaatctcaccgATGCCGTGTCACAATAtaaaatacatgtgtttgcatgattagtGAATTTCCATGTGATTGGAGTTCAAAAAAGTTtacccaaaataagctagcagtgttattaaaagtcttattgaaacattcagtgaatgtTTAAAGGACGTTACGGTAAAACTGAAATTAATAGAGTCATACTacaacaaacgaaacgtgacacAGTATGTAAATGATATCACATTAGTGCAGAAAATGAAGATATTGATTAAACTGCTGTAAGTGAATGCTTGAATCTAAATATTAACTATGCaaagaaggaaaagctgtgtgcattaaggaaatataCGCATGGCttaaatagaagcctgtctctaataagtgcctgttgtgttcagtgatttaagaAAATAAAAGCCCAGGCTATTAATTKAAGTTTTACAATATTAAAAAAACCTTGTTATTAAACCTCGTTAATAAATTACATCAATAAAACCTCCTAGGATAACTtttaaggaaccagagtaaaacgttctcagaacctccttgCGACCTCAATATAAACGCTTTGATGCTAGCTTGCTAACCAGCTATGTTAAGTGTATGGAAGAGGCTAGCTATCTAGCATCAGCTTTGTAGTGGTTATGTGATGTGGAAACACTCGTTTTAAAATGTTCCTCCATTGGTCTCATTGTTGTCGCTTTTCTAATTCTGTGAATGTTACTAAGTAATTTTAACAAATTTGATGTTTAACGACATCACCTTCCTGATGGCAAGGCAAGGCAAGGCCTGACGACGTATCCAAAACTATATTTGGCCGACAAGAAGAGGGCGTGGAGCATTCAAGCGTGGTACGTGCATTGAGAGTGTTGGagttggaatttcagtttacttcctgaattaacGGAATTAAAAGGGAATTGAACTCAACCCTTCAGTATGCCAACATTTAGATTATTACTTACATGAATGTGGCTAGAAGTCTTAAAGCCCATCGGAATCCCTGAAATACGAATCAATGGTCAACattatttcacttgttttggaCTTGGAGACATCTGGTAGTCTATCTCAGAAACAAACCCACGGATATAGTatacacaccattgtatatttgTATTAAACCAAATAAATAACTGTCAAACATAAATATAAATCAAGATATTCACCCCACATAATATTCTGTATAAGACTAACTTTCATCTGTGTATTCATTTTTTAGTAAGTCACCTATTTTGCCCCCAATGTCTTGGTAATTCAACATTGCCAGGTAAACATTTACTTCAGAAAGTTTTACACTCATTACTAACATTTAAAACGGGCACCATCATGTGGAATAGACCTAATACAAGTCAAGGTATGACTTACCTCGATTGAATGTTTTTGATTCTTGCATTCTGGTTCCCTCTGATCCAATGGCATCATCCTTTTGTTTCTTAACGTTTGCTCCAGATCCCACTGTATGCATTGTGTACTTTATGTCAAAAGCCACAGGGCCACTGATATTGAARCCAAGGTAAAATGAGATGTTACCATCCTTCCACACACTGGCCTGTTTCTGGGGACAAATCTCAATCTCTTTATCTGCCATACGGGCAAATGCTTTATGCACTCTGACCACTCCATTGACACGAAGAAGGTGATCCTGAATCCAAGTGTCCCTGATCTCTGCACTGCCTCTTGTTTTATTGAGAGTCCTTGATTTCCTTTTWTTCAGATGCGCACAGATGTCGTCTATGCTTGATTTGTGAACAAGTCTTTTCAACCCAGCACCTTGACCCAGGTAAAACAAGGGCACAAGTTCCCTMGATTGTAGGTACTTCTTGTATTTGTTGTCAAAGGCCTGTTTCATGCACTCAACATACTTGTTAAGATCAATGTCATTGGTGACATCGCCCTCTCTTGCCTCCTCGGGCCAAAACAGTAGGAGGACAAGGAGGTAAAACTCTGGAGTCCAAAGTTTGGTATTTTCTTCCWCCATGAACTTCTGAAGAATGGCTCTAAGTTGTGGTAGAGTTGCGGGTTCTGGAGATGCGACTGGGACATTGGTCTGGAGGATGTTGGCCAGGATGTAATTACAGGCAGTGTTAACATCgtcagggttttctttattgaTTATTTTCCACAGCTCTGTGATTTTACTCAAGTTCGCATTTTgattgagagaggagaggccaggaAAGGTAGAGGCCATTTTTTCTTTGAGTGTTTTTAATGGTAGGTCCTCCTTTGGACTGGGGGAACTTGTATACTTGCAAAAACAATCAACAATGTCTCGCTGAAAGTATGGTGTCTGATCCTTCCAGTTCCTGGGCTCAGAGTAAGTGAGGTAACTCTCAAAAAAACKATAAAATTTCCTTTCAACCGAAACTCTGAGGCTGGTGATGAAAGTCTGGTACTTCATGAGCTTTYTGTCCTCAAACATCGAGAGATGTTCAGCTGATATTTCCTGGGTAAGGATTTTCCTCCATTTTGGGTTGAGATTTGTGAGGGAATTATAAACAATGTTAGCWACCTGTAGATAACCAAAGATTCCCCTGTTGTTGAAGGTGTGATACATTTTTGTTGGACTGTCACCCTCCATGTGATTCACTGATTCCTTTTCAGCTAACTCCTCCTCTTGTTTGAAAGCCTTGATGGCTTTCTCTGCCCAAAACAAAATGTCTCTGGTCCCTGATCCACCTGATTTTCCRTTGACTTGTTTATACAAATGGTTCTTATGAACTTGTCCCAGTGTATCAGCAATGAATGAGTTGGTGGGAACTCTCTCTTTTGCTTTTTCAGCCCAAATCTCAGCTCTTGTAAAATCWGACATTTTGATGTAGTAAAAACGTGCAAGAGATTGAGGGTAGAACGGGTCATGCTTAAATGTTTCTGACGCGGTTTTCAACACATTTGCACATTCAGGAATGCCTTCATGTTTCTCAATATCTAGAATTAACCTGGAAAAGATCTCTTGGCCATTTGAGGTTGTTTCTCTCTTWGTTAACATGTCTTTGAAGAACAGTAACAAGGATGGCTGGATTTGTTGTCTGGTTAAGTACTGCAGAAAGTCCAGCGTTGCAGAGCTCCTAGCTATACCAGCATCTGCCAGCAACTGAACACATTGATGTGCAAGTACTGGGTGTGCTATGCGGACYCTCTTGTCTTCTCCTCCATGTCTTGAGAATGTGACTATGAGATCACTGAAAGGTTGCATGCGTTTCTCAAATGACAGGTTCACACCGAAGGGGTCTTGATGGCTGAGGAATGCCTCACATTGTGACTGTAAGAGGTAGGAACCAGGAACATARGAGTTCACCAGAGCTAAAAAGGCAAAGAGTTTGGTGTTGCGGGAGACTTTGTTTTGCTGAAGATATTTTATGAtttcttttcccttttctgaACAAAATGTTTTTGCCAYGTATTCTTCATTGAAATTATTTTGCATTACGTTAAAGCCGTGAAACTTCCCCATCTCGTCTCTGTGATGCCTCTGTATTCGTTTTTCTTTGCTAACAAAgcttgttttctctttgtcagaAAGACGTGATTTCAGGAGTAAATCTGCCTCAGTTCTACTCTCATCCTCCTCATCGTCTATGATACAGGTCGAGCGTATGCATTGTAGAATGATGACCACAGGGAATTTAGCACTGATTTTTTGCTCTGTTACTTCTCTGATGAGAAAGTCCTGTAAGTGGTCCCTCAGGTGTTCATTGTCCTGCAACAGAAGCACTGTATTCTGGTTTTCTGGATCACCGGTTGCAAAAAGTTCGACCACCTGTTTAGCAATAGTCCTGGTGTCCGACAGGGGGTCTTTCTGGACTTGTTTGCCCATATCTTTCTTGTCAGAAGACGGGTCGACCAGAACAGCACACCTGAGCTCTTTCCTCAGGTCCCAGAGTATTTGCATGGCCAGGGTGGTTCCTCCRCTGCCTGGCTGGTGCAACAGCTTAATACTGTTTACACTCCAACTGCCCTGTCTCTGTAACTTGATGAGTTCCCTCAGCTTTTTGTAACCATCTCTTCTGATAAATTCAACgtccttttcttctcctctggGTGTGGCACTGCCATCAGAGTTTGCCCTCTCATCAGCCAGGTAAAAGTTCATCCATTTRGGTGGGGTTCCCTTGTAAAAATCTGACTCAGTCTCCAAAGCAACTGCTGKGTCGATTTGYTCTCCTTCAAACTCACTTGCACTCAAGACGTCTAGAAATGAGAGTGAGTCCTTGAGYTCACTGTCCATGAGAATTACCCTTCCCCCAGCATTGGGTAGGGTTGGCATCACTTTGCCTGCCATGACAGGTAGCTATGTTGGGACTCTCTCACAGTGGAGGGAAAAGAGATTTGCATCTGTGGCATYTGATGACGCCTGCAAAGGCTGATAATTCCTGTGGCAAGGAGGGAGTAACCTTTTCCTCTAGGCTATTACTAAGTACAGCACAGATAAGCCTGGAATATCAACCACTCCAACTAATGTATTGCATATATCTTATCTTAACAATTCACATGAGTGCGAGGCATGGCCAAGAATCAGAGACGTATAGTGTGCTCAGAGGCTGTGTTCAGAGAGAGGTTCASAAAGAGTTGCCTGATTTGAGATAAAGCCAATGGTTGTTGGTCAGGACTTTGTTCCTTGCTTTCTATTGGGTTTAACRAAGGCCACATTTGAATGAAG containing:
- the LOC112077377 gene encoding sterile alpha motif domain-containing protein 9-like, translating into MAGKVMPTLPNAGGRVILMDSELKDSLSFLDVLSASEFEGEQIDXAVALETESDFYKGTPPKWMNFYLADERANSDGSATPRGEEKDVEFIRRDGYKKLRELIKLQRQGSWSVNSIKLLHQPGSGGTTLAMQILWDLRKELRCAVLVDPSSDKKDMGKQVQKDPLSDTRTIAKQVVELFATGDPENQNTVLLLQDNEHLRDHLQDFLIREVTEQKISAKFPVVIILQCIRSTCIIDDEEDESRTEADLLLKSRLSDKEKTSFVSKEKRIQRHHRDEMGKFHGFNVMQNNFNEEYXAKTFCSEKGKEIIKYLQQNKVSRNTKLFAFLALVNSYVPGSYLLQSQCEAFLSHQDPFGVNLSFEKRMQPFSDLIVTFSRHGGEDKRVRIAHPVLAHQCVQLLADAGIARSSATLDFLQYLTRQQIQPSLLLFFKDMLTKRETTSNGQEIFSRLILDIEKHEGIPECANVLKTASETFKHDPFYPQSLARFYYIKMSDFTRAEIWAEKAKERVPTNSFIADTLGQVHKNHLYKQVNGKSGGSGTRDILFWAEKAIKAFKQEEELAEKESVNHMEGDSPTKMYHTFNNRGIFGYLQVANIVYNSLTNLNPKWRKILTQEISAEHLSMFEDXKLMKYQTFITSLRVSVERKFYXFFESYLTYSEPRNWKDQTPYFQRDIVDCFCKYTSSPSPKEDLPLKTLKEKMASTFPGLSSLNQNANLSKITELWKIINKENPDDVNTACNYILANILQTNVPVASPEPATLPQLRAILQKFMXEENTKLWTPEFYLLVLLLFWPEEAREGDVTNDIDLNKYVECMKQAFDNKYKKYLQSRELVPLFYLGQGAGLKRLVHKSSIDDICAHLXKRKSRTLNKTRGSAEIRDTWIQDHLLRVNGVVRVHKAFARMADKEIEICPQKQASVWKDGNISFYLGFNISGPVAFDIKYTMHTVGSGANVKKQKDDAIGSEGTRMQESKTFNRGIPMGFKTSSHIHTPTLLTEPELKNIHPQLTKTHYRLQCPHAGLFQCRLTGLVFLMEGEGEVLYRTVQWDDSLLHSTGRTPAGPLFSIECPQGSVRQLHLPHCEIPSGKGFDSLSVAHVTGDSVEVLQPVRVTDSHAVVDVTDLCLWGILSYLIPSSVKGQVLLFHKPQLRKPTLNVHLLPVNVPVTEVEKLQRACKYIQIPSNCLLTCGEIYKLCCDSAEKNKIQPLAERFHCDYGPNYHSTFQVILEAGTEDVKLRLLKRGDEEVWTRQVPLTDTVLIGGLEVRAVEQLRFVRWKFVEKVSEPXIKCLLDGLLQKKVINDYEKDSVKVIAERXDKARAIIDMVLNKGTFACLTMKTLLCELDQFLCSELGLS